The following coding sequences are from one Rathayibacter sp. VKM Ac-2760 window:
- a CDS encoding zinc transporter permease → MSTTDLHAEHDVTEHEHGDGCGHTTVQHDDHVDYAHGTHRHALHGDHYDEHGAHAEHVAAADQG, encoded by the coding sequence ATGAGCACCACCGACCTCCACGCCGAGCACGACGTCACCGAGCACGAGCACGGCGACGGCTGCGGCCACACCACCGTCCAGCACGACGACCACGTCGACTACGCGCACGGCACCCACCGCCACGCGCTGCACGGCGACCACTACGACGAGCACGGCGCGCACGCCGAGCACGTCGCCGCCGCCGACCAGGGCTGA
- a CDS encoding DUF3097 domain-containing protein gives MDDDRYGQDVLAGNWRAKNTVAVEVVEAVRDLVVEEVTSGFVGAVLGVELRMVSLEDRFGKVRVFPVGPGFLIDGKPVSLKAPGLKRDADLGRARSASGSFHVAEAKARVALPSRIYVEGRHDAELVEKVWGHDLRIEGVVVEYIEGVDNLDELVRAFQPGPGRRIGVLVDHLVRGSKESRIADAVAAGPHGAHVLVVGHPFVDVWQAVKPARVGLERWPEIPRSIEWKKGICQALGWPHDEQADIARAWQRILGQVRTFQDLEPALLGRVEQLIDFVTEPA, from the coding sequence ATGGACGACGACAGGTACGGGCAGGACGTGCTCGCCGGGAACTGGCGAGCGAAGAACACGGTGGCGGTCGAGGTGGTCGAGGCCGTCCGCGACCTCGTGGTCGAGGAGGTCACCTCCGGCTTCGTCGGCGCCGTCCTCGGCGTGGAGCTGCGGATGGTGAGCCTCGAGGACCGCTTCGGCAAGGTCCGCGTCTTCCCCGTCGGCCCCGGCTTCCTGATCGACGGCAAGCCGGTGTCGCTCAAGGCGCCCGGGCTCAAGCGCGACGCGGACCTGGGCCGCGCGCGCTCCGCCTCCGGGTCCTTCCACGTGGCCGAGGCGAAGGCGCGCGTCGCGCTGCCGAGCCGCATCTACGTCGAGGGCCGGCACGACGCGGAGCTGGTGGAGAAGGTCTGGGGGCACGACCTGCGGATCGAGGGCGTGGTCGTCGAGTACATCGAGGGCGTCGACAACCTGGACGAGCTGGTCCGCGCCTTCCAGCCCGGGCCCGGCCGGCGCATCGGCGTGCTCGTCGACCACCTGGTGCGCGGCTCGAAGGAGTCGCGGATCGCCGACGCGGTCGCCGCCGGACCGCACGGCGCGCACGTCCTCGTGGTCGGGCACCCCTTCGTCGACGTCTGGCAGGCGGTGAAGCCGGCCCGCGTGGGCCTGGAGCGCTGGCCCGAGATCCCGCGCTCGATCGAGTGGAAGAAGGGCATCTGCCAGGCCCTGGGCTGGCCGCACGACGAGCAGGCGGACATCGCCCGCGCGTGGCAGCGCATCCTCGGGCAGGTGCGCACCTTCCAGGACCTCGAGCCGGCGCTGCTGGGCCGGGTGGAGCAGCTGATCGACTTCGTCACGGAGCCGGCGTGA
- a CDS encoding DEAD/DEAH box helicase, whose protein sequence is MSLTLLERMPTPDADGRVDDDAVYLAFTEWAEARGLPLYPAQDESMIEISSGANLILSTPTGTGKSLVAIGAHAAALANGRRSYYTAPIKALVSEKFFALVDVFGAANVGMVTGDSSVNPDAPIICCTAEILANLALRHGAETDVDQVVMDEFHFYADPARGWAWQVPLLTLPHVQFVLMSATLGDVTALAADLSRRTGRETATVTGVERPVPLHFFYEIAPIHDSIEELLSTNQAPVYIVHFSQAAALERAQALTSANIATREHRDRIAEVIGGFRFTTAFGKTLSRLLRLGIGVHHAGMLPKYRRLVEQLAQQGMLRVICGTDTLGVGINVPIRTVLLSALTKYDGVKSRQLSAREFHQIAGRAGRAGYDTAGTVVVQAPEHESENRKALDKMGDDPKKRRKWVGKRAPQGFVSWGEPSFRKLVDAEPETLTSHMTITSAMLLNVIARGGDVFANVHALIFDNHEPWKRQLQLARRALGIYRTLRTAEVVEQIVDADGVVRIRLTVDLQPNFALNQPLSPFALAVFDVLDPESPTFALDVISVLEATLDDPRQILGAQQFQARGDAVAAMKADGIEYEERMELLESVTHPKPLEELLEATFETYTAVQPWVRDFELSPKSVVRDMYERAMSFGEYCAFYKLSRSEGLVLRYLSDAFRAARQTIPDEIKNEELHDLIEWLGELVRQVDSSLVDEWEELVNPALHAADQAIVPPAPRRLTANHRAFRVLVRNELFRRVTLASLDDHEALGELDAAAGFDADAWGEALDDYYDEHDAIGIGPDARGPKMLLVTETPTEWRVRQILDDPAGDHDWGISATVDLAESDEAGAAVVRVTAVGRLDGAS, encoded by the coding sequence ATGAGTCTGACGCTGCTCGAACGGATGCCGACGCCCGACGCCGACGGGCGCGTCGACGACGACGCGGTGTACCTGGCGTTCACCGAGTGGGCGGAGGCACGGGGGCTGCCGCTGTATCCGGCGCAGGACGAGTCGATGATCGAGATCTCGTCGGGGGCGAATCTGATCCTGTCGACGCCGACCGGCACCGGGAAGTCGCTCGTCGCGATCGGTGCGCACGCGGCCGCGCTCGCGAACGGGCGGCGCAGCTACTACACGGCGCCGATCAAGGCGCTCGTCTCGGAGAAGTTCTTCGCGCTGGTGGACGTGTTCGGCGCCGCGAACGTCGGGATGGTCACCGGCGACTCCTCGGTGAACCCCGATGCGCCGATCATCTGCTGCACGGCCGAGATCCTCGCCAACCTGGCGCTCCGGCACGGCGCCGAGACCGACGTCGACCAGGTCGTGATGGACGAGTTCCACTTCTACGCCGATCCGGCGCGCGGCTGGGCCTGGCAGGTGCCGCTGCTGACCCTGCCGCACGTGCAGTTCGTCCTGATGTCGGCGACGCTCGGCGACGTGACGGCGCTCGCCGCGGACCTCAGCCGGCGCACGGGCCGCGAGACCGCGACCGTCACCGGGGTCGAGCGGCCGGTGCCGCTGCACTTCTTCTACGAGATCGCGCCGATCCACGACTCGATCGAGGAGCTGCTCTCGACGAACCAGGCGCCCGTCTACATCGTGCACTTCTCCCAGGCGGCCGCGCTCGAGCGGGCGCAGGCGCTGACGAGCGCGAACATCGCCACCCGCGAGCACCGCGACCGCATCGCCGAGGTGATCGGCGGCTTCCGCTTCACCACTGCGTTCGGCAAGACCCTCTCGCGGCTGCTGCGCCTGGGAATCGGCGTGCACCACGCGGGCATGCTGCCGAAGTACCGCCGCCTGGTCGAGCAGCTGGCGCAGCAGGGGATGCTGCGCGTCATCTGCGGCACCGACACGCTCGGCGTCGGGATCAACGTGCCGATCCGCACGGTGCTGCTCAGCGCGCTGACCAAGTACGACGGCGTGAAGAGCCGCCAGCTCTCCGCGCGCGAGTTCCACCAGATCGCCGGCCGGGCCGGCCGCGCGGGCTACGACACCGCGGGCACCGTCGTCGTGCAGGCGCCGGAGCACGAGTCCGAGAACCGCAAGGCACTCGACAAGATGGGCGACGATCCGAAGAAGCGGCGCAAGTGGGTCGGCAAGCGCGCGCCGCAGGGCTTCGTCAGCTGGGGTGAGCCGAGCTTCCGCAAGCTCGTCGACGCCGAGCCCGAGACGCTCACCTCGCACATGACGATCACCTCGGCGATGCTGCTCAACGTGATCGCGCGCGGCGGCGACGTCTTCGCGAACGTGCACGCGCTGATCTTCGACAACCACGAGCCCTGGAAGCGGCAGCTCCAGCTCGCGCGTCGCGCTCTCGGCATCTACCGCACCCTGCGCACCGCGGAGGTGGTCGAGCAGATCGTCGACGCCGACGGGGTGGTCCGGATCCGGCTGACCGTGGATCTGCAGCCGAACTTCGCGCTCAACCAGCCGCTCTCGCCGTTCGCGCTCGCCGTCTTCGACGTGCTCGATCCGGAGTCGCCGACCTTCGCGCTCGACGTGATCTCGGTGCTGGAGGCGACGCTCGACGATCCGCGGCAGATCCTCGGCGCGCAGCAGTTCCAGGCCCGGGGCGACGCGGTCGCGGCGATGAAGGCCGACGGCATCGAGTACGAGGAGCGGATGGAGCTGCTCGAGAGCGTCACCCACCCGAAGCCGCTCGAGGAGCTGCTCGAGGCCACCTTCGAGACGTACACCGCCGTGCAGCCGTGGGTGCGCGACTTCGAGCTCTCGCCCAAGTCGGTCGTCCGCGACATGTACGAGCGGGCGATGTCGTTCGGCGAGTACTGCGCCTTCTACAAGCTCTCCCGCTCGGAGGGGCTCGTGCTGCGCTACCTCTCCGACGCGTTCCGCGCCGCGCGGCAGACCATCCCGGACGAGATCAAGAACGAGGAGCTGCACGACCTGATCGAGTGGCTCGGCGAGCTGGTGCGCCAGGTCGACTCCTCGCTGGTGGACGAGTGGGAGGAGCTGGTCAACCCGGCGCTGCACGCGGCCGACCAGGCGATCGTGCCGCCCGCGCCGCGCCGGCTCACCGCGAACCACCGTGCCTTCCGGGTGCTGGTGCGCAACGAGCTGTTCCGGCGGGTCACCCTCGCCTCGCTCGACGACCACGAGGCGCTCGGCGAGCTGGACGCGGCGGCCGGCTTCGACGCCGACGCCTGGGGTGAGGCGCTCGACGACTACTACGACGAGCACGACGCGATCGGCATCGGCCCGGACGCCCGCGGGCCGAAGATGCTGCTGGTGACCGAGACGCCGACCGAGTGGCGGGTGCGCCAGATCCTCGACGACCCGGCCGGCGACCACGACTGGGGGATCTCGGCCACGGTCGATCTCGCGGAGTCGGACGAGGCGGGCGCGGCCGTGGTGCGGGTCACGGCGGTCGGGCGGCTCGACGGGGCGAGCTGA
- a CDS encoding GTP-binding protein, protein MELFDPSPHALAVLLVSATDAADAARVAAALAGRSGRPPEDVVDPPGDSVRLAEELAAELGREADAGRRGVSVVALDPLADTLEVGLVLEHLCTRRGGTAPRVAVLDVVAVTSVDEILDVLVGRDGSSPAGDAGVAERLASRIEFASLVVLAGRRGARASTPADDTVAVDLVHALAPSAQVVRPHETCRLSYRLIPGRAHALAASMGWQRALNGTGRGAGRTDPVQEFVFRDPLPLHPGRLAVAVRDELVPERVGRILRSRGLVRLATRADRVGSWSIAGDVLSLDPTAIPSWDADAPLGQELAFFGLDLDADALTDVLNRCLLTPNELLLGPQFWAGIDDPFPAWEQEHHH, encoded by the coding sequence ATGGAGCTCTTCGACCCGTCACCGCACGCCCTCGCCGTCCTGCTCGTCAGCGCGACCGACGCCGCCGACGCCGCGCGCGTCGCCGCCGCCCTCGCCGGCCGATCCGGTCGGCCCCCGGAGGACGTCGTCGATCCGCCGGGCGACAGCGTCCGCCTCGCCGAGGAGCTGGCCGCCGAGCTGGGCCGCGAGGCCGACGCGGGCCGCCGCGGGGTCAGCGTCGTCGCTCTCGATCCGCTGGCCGACACCCTCGAGGTCGGCCTCGTGCTGGAGCACCTCTGCACGCGCCGCGGCGGCACGGCACCCCGGGTCGCCGTGCTCGACGTCGTCGCCGTCACCTCGGTCGACGAGATCCTCGACGTGCTGGTCGGCCGCGACGGGAGCAGCCCGGCGGGGGACGCGGGCGTCGCCGAGCGGCTCGCCTCCCGGATCGAGTTCGCGAGTCTCGTCGTCCTGGCCGGCCGGCGCGGGGCCCGCGCGAGCACTCCTGCGGACGACACCGTCGCCGTCGACCTCGTGCACGCCCTGGCGCCGTCCGCCCAGGTCGTCCGCCCGCACGAGACCTGCCGCCTCTCCTACCGCCTGATCCCCGGCCGCGCGCACGCTCTGGCCGCGTCGATGGGCTGGCAGCGCGCCCTGAACGGGACCGGCCGCGGCGCCGGCCGCACGGACCCGGTGCAGGAGTTCGTCTTCCGCGACCCCCTCCCCCTCCACCCCGGGCGCCTCGCCGTCGCGGTGCGCGACGAGCTGGTGCCGGAGCGGGTCGGGCGGATCCTGCGCTCGCGCGGGCTGGTCCGGCTGGCGACGCGCGCCGACCGCGTCGGCTCCTGGTCCATCGCCGGCGACGTGCTCTCGCTCGATCCGACGGCGATCCCGAGCTGGGACGCGGACGCGCCGCTCGGGCAGGAGCTCGCCTTCTTCGGCCTCGACCTCGACGCGGACGCGCTCACCGACGTCCTGAACCGCTGCCTGCTCACCCCGAACGAGCTCCTGCTCGGCCCGCAGTTCTGGGCGGGCATCGACGACCCGTTCCCGGCCTGGGAGCAGGAGCACCACCACTGA
- a CDS encoding DNA-formamidopyrimidine glycosylase family protein: protein MPEGDSVHRLAARLRRAADGRAVADGELRSGAAAGTSLEGRRVLEHDTHGKHLLTRFSGGLTLHTHLRMQGSWTVTAPGRSVPRAVQKDVRVRLRLDDGATLWGVDLPVVELLPTRDEAQAVGHLGPDPLRADWSAEEAIARLANDPDRPVIAALLDQRLMAGLGNLWANEVCFLRGAWPWRPIGSLDVRALVATAARGLRASVTVPGMYQTTTGDTRRGERHWVAGRAGRPCLRCGTTVLVRAEVRDDPERRRTWWCPHCQPEPPSSGQ, encoded by the coding sequence GTGCCCGAGGGAGACAGCGTCCACCGTCTCGCCGCCCGCCTCAGGCGGGCGGCGGACGGCCGCGCGGTGGCCGACGGCGAGCTCCGCTCCGGAGCCGCCGCCGGCACCTCGCTCGAGGGCCGCCGCGTCCTCGAGCACGACACCCACGGCAAGCACCTGCTCACCCGCTTCTCCGGCGGCCTGACCCTGCACACCCACCTGCGGATGCAGGGCTCCTGGACGGTCACCGCCCCCGGCCGCTCGGTGCCGCGCGCCGTGCAGAAGGACGTCCGCGTCCGCCTCCGCCTCGACGACGGCGCGACCCTCTGGGGCGTCGACCTCCCCGTCGTCGAGCTGCTGCCCACCCGCGACGAGGCGCAGGCCGTCGGGCACCTCGGCCCCGATCCACTCCGCGCCGACTGGAGCGCGGAGGAGGCGATCGCCCGCCTGGCGAACGACCCCGACCGCCCCGTGATCGCCGCCCTGCTCGACCAGCGGCTGATGGCCGGCCTCGGCAACCTCTGGGCGAACGAGGTCTGCTTCCTCCGCGGAGCCTGGCCCTGGCGGCCGATCGGCTCGCTCGACGTCCGCGCGCTCGTCGCCACGGCCGCGCGCGGCCTGCGCGCCTCCGTCACCGTGCCCGGGATGTACCAGACGACCACCGGCGACACCCGACGCGGCGAGCGGCACTGGGTCGCCGGCCGGGCCGGGCGGCCGTGCCTGCGCTGCGGCACGACGGTGCTCGTGCGCGCAGAGGTGCGCGACGATCCCGAGCGGCGGCGCACCTGGTGGTGCCCGCACTGCCAGCCGGAGCCCCCGAGCTCCGGGCAGTGA
- a CDS encoding acyltransferase → MARERLAWIDTTRGLGVLAVVLFHVLIWNYAFVADPGSAVSKLWDQVGGSLGRIRMPILFALAGLLASAGLLRGWRTGSARVRLVSNAYLYAVWVVLYGVFFALLARPGFPHSIDSPDRLLLQFVFPTTTLWFLYALALYPVVLVLLRALRVPWWGVLLLGAAAWFVAAELRVILFGDALLANFVFFALGVFGAEQLRRFSRPGVLLILAPLAVFLLAVAAGRFLDGTADDVAGFVTSLSAIPLAVACAALLCRWAPAARVGSAIGRRTLPIYLLQVPLLGLWSLVAGPDADWLSGLLGTPAVALLYPLVLTAAIVALSLAIRSVLGRIPGDPLFTVPAPLVALARPSRRGRRAV, encoded by the coding sequence TTGGCGCGCGAGCGCCTCGCCTGGATCGACACCACCCGCGGTCTCGGCGTCCTCGCGGTCGTCCTCTTCCACGTCCTGATCTGGAACTACGCGTTCGTCGCCGACCCCGGCTCGGCCGTCTCCAAGCTGTGGGACCAGGTGGGCGGCTCGCTCGGCCGGATCCGGATGCCGATCCTCTTCGCCCTCGCGGGGCTGCTGGCGTCGGCGGGTCTGCTCCGCGGCTGGCGGACGGGCTCCGCGCGGGTGCGCCTGGTCTCGAACGCCTACCTCTACGCGGTCTGGGTCGTGCTCTACGGCGTGTTCTTCGCGCTGCTCGCCCGGCCGGGCTTCCCGCACTCGATCGACTCGCCGGACCGTCTGCTGCTGCAGTTCGTCTTCCCGACGACGACGCTGTGGTTCCTCTACGCGCTGGCGCTCTACCCGGTGGTGCTCGTGCTGCTGCGGGCGCTGCGCGTGCCGTGGTGGGGCGTCCTGCTGCTCGGCGCGGCGGCGTGGTTCGTCGCGGCGGAGCTCCGGGTCATCCTCTTCGGCGATGCGCTGCTGGCCAACTTCGTCTTCTTCGCGCTCGGCGTCTTCGGGGCGGAGCAGCTGCGCCGGTTCTCCCGGCCGGGCGTGCTGCTGATCCTCGCGCCGCTCGCCGTGTTCCTGCTCGCGGTCGCGGCGGGGCGCTTCCTCGACGGGACGGCGGACGACGTCGCCGGCTTCGTGACGAGTCTCAGCGCGATCCCGCTCGCCGTCGCCTGCGCCGCGCTGCTCTGCCGCTGGGCGCCCGCCGCCCGGGTCGGCTCGGCGATCGGCCGGCGGACGCTGCCGATCTACCTGCTGCAGGTGCCGCTGCTCGGGCTGTGGTCGCTCGTCGCCGGACCGGACGCGGACTGGTTGAGCGGGCTGCTGGGCACGCCGGCGGTGGCGCTGCTCTACCCGCTCGTGCTCACGGCCGCGATCGTGGCGCTCTCGCTCGCGATCCGCTCGGTGCTCGGGCGGATCCCCGGCGACCCGCTGTTCACCGTGCCCGCTCCACTCGTCGCGCTGGCGCGGCCGAGCCGCCGCGGGCGACGCGCGGTCTGA
- a CDS encoding 2TM domain-containing protein — translation MSDNVWGSPDPSARRDQPPATGIERPPGAQPPSETAAETSAEAELARPEDVERAQAVKDLKRRRDFAGSVGGWMTVSAITTGVWFATGADGYFWPIWPMLGIGIGVVSQAAALWGPAKKEITEADIAAQMRKREARGR, via the coding sequence ATGAGCGACAACGTCTGGGGATCCCCGGATCCGTCGGCCCGGCGCGATCAGCCGCCGGCGACCGGGATCGAGCGGCCCCCCGGCGCTCAGCCGCCGTCCGAGACGGCTGCGGAGACGTCGGCGGAGGCCGAACTCGCCCGCCCGGAGGACGTCGAGCGCGCGCAGGCGGTCAAGGACCTCAAGCGACGCCGCGACTTCGCCGGCTCGGTCGGCGGCTGGATGACCGTCTCCGCGATCACCACCGGCGTCTGGTTCGCGACCGGCGCCGACGGCTACTTCTGGCCGATCTGGCCGATGCTCGGCATCGGCATCGGCGTGGTCAGCCAGGCCGCCGCCCTCTGGGGCCCGGCGAAGAAGGAGATCACCGAGGCGGACATCGCCGCCCAGATGCGCAAGCGCGAGGCCCGCGGCCGCTGA
- a CDS encoding pentapeptide repeat-containing protein: MRAALPAPRFDPLVLDSLAEGFAGDLGAREHAEGLRFEGIDLTGADLTAASFSECLLDGVVLGRAQLRAASLVESRLERLDVPGLSAPRSRWRSIELRSSRLGSAELYESTFEQVRVSDCKLGYLNLRGATLRDVLFERCTIDELDLGGATGARVAFTDCDVRSLELPGAKLQDLDLRGAELHVLGGLDGLRGAALTELQLSLMLPLFAEHFGVRVLG; encoded by the coding sequence GTGCGCGCCGCCCTCCCCGCCCCCCGGTTCGATCCGCTCGTCCTCGACTCCCTCGCCGAGGGCTTCGCCGGCGATCTCGGCGCCCGCGAGCACGCCGAGGGCCTCCGCTTCGAGGGCATCGATCTCACCGGCGCCGACCTCACCGCCGCCTCCTTCAGCGAGTGCCTGCTCGACGGCGTCGTCCTCGGGCGGGCGCAGCTGCGGGCCGCGTCCCTGGTGGAATCGCGCCTGGAGCGGCTGGACGTTCCGGGCCTCAGCGCCCCGCGCAGTCGCTGGCGCTCGATCGAGCTGCGCTCCTCGCGACTCGGCTCGGCCGAGCTCTACGAGAGCACCTTCGAGCAGGTCCGCGTCTCGGACTGCAAGCTCGGCTACCTGAACCTCCGCGGCGCGACGCTGCGCGACGTGCTCTTCGAGCGCTGCACGATCGACGAGCTCGACCTGGGCGGGGCCACCGGTGCCCGGGTGGCCTTCACCGACTGCGACGTCCGCTCGCTCGAGCTGCCGGGCGCGAAGCTCCAGGACCTCGATCTCCGCGGCGCCGAGCTGCACGTGCTCGGCGGACTCGACGGCCTCCGCGGTGCGGCGCTGACCGAGTTGCAGCTGAGCCTGATGCTGCCGCTGTTCGCGGAGCACTTCGGCGTCCGCGTGCTCGGCTGA
- a CDS encoding MOSC domain-containing protein gives MPRLLAVCRVDRLLPDPGLVGVTAIDKRPVEGPVVIRDLGVYADVQADRAHHGGEAKALYAYAREDAEWWQERLGYAMPPGRFGENLRVEGLDLSGAVIGERWRIGEKVEVEVTMPRTPCATFQRALGEPQWVKRFADEGRTGAYLRVLHRGSIEAGDAIELLSRPERAVPLRRWFVERLADDAQTLLDAEAAGELRLAADLRPYVERALA, from the coding sequence ATGCCTCGACTCCTCGCCGTCTGCCGCGTCGACCGCCTGCTCCCGGATCCCGGCCTCGTCGGCGTGACCGCCATCGACAAGCGCCCCGTCGAGGGACCGGTCGTCATCCGCGACCTCGGCGTCTACGCCGACGTGCAGGCCGATCGGGCGCACCACGGCGGCGAGGCGAAGGCGCTCTACGCCTACGCGCGCGAGGACGCGGAGTGGTGGCAGGAGCGGCTCGGCTACGCGATGCCTCCCGGCCGGTTCGGGGAGAACCTGCGCGTCGAGGGACTCGACCTCTCCGGCGCCGTGATCGGCGAGCGCTGGCGGATCGGCGAGAAGGTCGAGGTCGAGGTGACGATGCCGCGGACGCCGTGCGCCACCTTCCAGCGCGCGCTCGGCGAGCCGCAGTGGGTGAAGCGCTTCGCCGACGAGGGGCGCACCGGCGCGTACCTGCGCGTGCTGCACCGGGGGAGCATCGAGGCCGGCGACGCGATCGAGCTGCTGTCGCGGCCGGAGCGCGCCGTGCCGCTGCGCCGCTGGTTCGTCGAGCGCCTCGCGGACGACGCGCAGACCCTCCTCGACGCGGAGGCCGCGGGCGAGCTGCGCCTCGCCGCCGACCTGCGGCCGTACGTCGAGCGCGCGCTGGCCTGA
- the ykgO gene encoding type B 50S ribosomal protein L36, producing MKVRNSLKSMKNAPGSQVVRRRGRVFVINKLNPRFKTRQG from the coding sequence ATGAAGGTCCGCAATTCTCTGAAGTCGATGAAGAACGCGCCCGGGTCGCAGGTGGTGCGCAGGCGTGGCCGCGTCTTCGTGATCAACAAGCTGAACCCGAGGTTCAAGACCCGGCAGGGCTGA
- a CDS encoding DUF3054 domain-containing protein: MTRRAGLGLALDLVLVAVFVLIGRRTHDGDSVLAGFLVTLWPFAAALLLGWLLARAWRTPDRLIPSGLIVWVVTVAGGMVLRVLSGQGVQLSFVVVTTIVLGVFLLGRRALTRWIGRRR; encoded by the coding sequence GTGACCCGCCGCGCCGGGCTCGGGCTGGCGCTCGACCTCGTCCTCGTCGCGGTGTTCGTCCTGATCGGGCGCCGGACGCACGACGGCGACTCGGTGCTCGCGGGCTTCCTGGTGACGCTGTGGCCGTTCGCCGCCGCGCTGCTGCTGGGGTGGCTGCTCGCGCGCGCCTGGCGGACCCCGGATCGGCTGATCCCGTCGGGCCTGATCGTCTGGGTGGTGACCGTCGCCGGCGGGATGGTGCTGCGGGTGCTCTCCGGGCAGGGGGTGCAGCTGAGCTTCGTCGTCGTGACGACGATCGTGCTCGGCGTGTTCCTGCTGGGGCGCCGGGCGCTGACCCGGTGGATCGGTCGGCGGCGCTAG